From Pseudoalteromonas rubra, one genomic window encodes:
- a CDS encoding GMC family oxidoreductase — protein sequence MTHHHNDYDVVIVGAGIAGAIMAKQLGEQGKHVLVLEAGTGTDGRFFDQGKEQGYESYMERFFTAMAKIPNAPYPNNPNAPQPLVTDIQKPPLDKPVSDHGYFVQYGPDPFASTYTRSEGGTTLHWLGTCLRMLPEDFELQSRFGRGRDWPISYQELQPWYEIAEQHIGVSANADVQNYHQIDNPSVQLPFAENYNYPMEQIPQSFLDQYLAKGLQGMQVNIDDHTYPIDVVATPQGRNGMPRGDYRPVGAVGNPDLGQRCAGNSNCVPICPIQAKYSALKTLEQAKQTGNVTIETQAVAYHLAVDDNTQNISKVHYKRYHSTDSAAFEDKAVTGKIVVLAAHAVENAKLLLASNVANSSDQVGRNLMDHPTMLTWGLMPCKIGAFRGPGSTSGIPSLRGGAFRADQAAFRIEIGNWGWSWPEGAPIATVPDLIDKQGLFGPALRHKIAEEYPRMFRFGFLVEQLPDPDNRVTIDDQYRDQLGNYRPVIHYKVTDYTRAGMAQAKEVSDAIFQRLGVEPFTQYKTSDPGYVQYQGKGYVYNGAGHLVGTHLMGKDPTDSVVNRDQRSWDHPNLYLVGCGNMPTIATSNPTLTMAALTFWAADNVLNALDQY from the coding sequence ATGACACATCATCATAACGACTACGACGTTGTCATCGTCGGTGCCGGTATTGCAGGTGCCATTATGGCTAAACAACTGGGTGAACAAGGCAAACACGTGTTGGTCCTGGAAGCCGGTACAGGCACTGACGGACGTTTCTTCGATCAGGGTAAAGAACAGGGTTATGAATCCTACATGGAGCGCTTTTTTACTGCCATGGCTAAGATCCCCAATGCGCCCTATCCCAATAACCCCAATGCCCCTCAACCCTTAGTGACAGATATTCAGAAGCCACCGCTCGATAAACCCGTTAGCGACCATGGGTATTTTGTCCAGTATGGCCCGGATCCCTTTGCCAGCACCTATACCCGTAGCGAAGGTGGTACAACTTTGCACTGGCTTGGCACCTGTTTGCGTATGCTGCCTGAAGACTTTGAACTGCAAAGCCGGTTCGGCCGGGGCCGGGATTGGCCAATCAGCTATCAGGAATTACAACCCTGGTACGAAATAGCAGAGCAGCATATCGGGGTCTCGGCAAATGCCGACGTGCAAAACTATCATCAGATTGACAATCCCAGTGTGCAGTTACCATTTGCAGAAAATTACAATTACCCGATGGAGCAAATACCGCAGAGTTTTCTCGATCAGTACCTCGCCAAAGGGCTGCAAGGTATGCAAGTTAACATTGATGATCACACCTACCCCATTGATGTCGTCGCAACACCGCAAGGGCGCAACGGCATGCCACGCGGTGATTATCGCCCGGTGGGGGCTGTCGGTAATCCAGACCTTGGCCAGCGCTGCGCAGGTAACTCAAACTGTGTGCCCATTTGTCCTATTCAGGCCAAATATTCTGCCTTAAAAACACTGGAGCAAGCCAAACAGACTGGCAATGTAACCATAGAAACACAGGCAGTGGCCTATCACCTGGCCGTAGATGACAACACCCAGAACATCTCCAAAGTGCACTACAAGCGCTACCACTCTACAGATTCTGCGGCTTTCGAAGATAAAGCCGTGACAGGCAAAATCGTGGTCCTTGCCGCCCATGCCGTCGAAAATGCCAAACTCTTATTGGCCTCCAATGTCGCTAACTCCAGTGATCAGGTTGGTCGCAACCTGATGGACCATCCAACTATGCTGACCTGGGGTCTGATGCCATGCAAAATTGGCGCATTCCGGGGACCTGGCTCAACGTCCGGGATCCCGTCGCTGCGCGGTGGCGCATTTCGTGCCGATCAGGCCGCATTTCGCATTGAGATAGGCAACTGGGGCTGGAGCTGGCCAGAAGGCGCCCCCATTGCCACGGTGCCTGATCTGATCGACAAACAAGGGTTATTTGGCCCGGCACTGCGTCACAAAATCGCAGAGGAATACCCGCGCATGTTCCGCTTTGGTTTTTTGGTCGAGCAGTTACCAGATCCTGATAACCGCGTCACCATAGACGATCAATACCGGGATCAGCTGGGCAACTACCGACCCGTGATCCATTACAAAGTGACAGACTACACGCGCGCCGGGATGGCACAAGCCAAAGAAGTGTCGGATGCCATTTTCCAACGGCTTGGTGTAGAACCCTTCACCCAGTACAAAACCAGCGATCCGGGCTATGTGCAATATCAGGGCAAGGGCTATGTCTACAACGGTGCCGGACACCTGGTTGGGACACACCTGATGGGTAAGGACCCGACAGACTCAGTGGTTAATCGCGATCAGCGCAGCTGGGATCACCCCAACCTCTACCTGGTTGGCTGCGGCAATATGCCCACCATTGCGACCAGTAATCCGACTTTAACCATGGCAGCACTGACCTTCTGGGCTGCTGACAACGTGTTAAACGCACTCGACCAGTATTGA
- a CDS encoding alkaline phosphatase family protein — MTTRRFDHIIVIMFENQYRGYVMNNPYMRNLAAQGVELTNSFGVMHPSQTNYIASLAGELCNVTDDEVPPRLPQRTLVDLIEDSAQNLDWRAYMESYVAGWTPWKANNFTPIDSYPYVLKHDPFSSFARILDSEARWQKIGNEAQFYQDLLNDNLPEFAWFTPNMWHDGHYLLGTKDNDLKGERAPVLVDQQADWLKSFFASINFPGPDSKLPDNTLVVVTYDEADFESDYDTKQKYKYYYDGPNQIYTVLLGDTLTPSQQHEGYNHYSLLRTIEENFSLGTLGKNDRHANYFRFLWDESLHWQRAQSVPQLEQVCELQAASLDEQLYLFYTRHDQPGQLYCTSFDGHSWSAPLQLQANCKDQLQLSAQGNTLVLGYRDMDLRITLHTLSTDQGWQTLSAPSNESISALALQVLPESHDLLVVYRDQQGCMQAQRYAQQQWQPQPQPLVCKPTGPFTLASLGSNTLLIYREGNGQALACLSYNSAEFNVTDVSNSSYAGPQDNAVSHQWSTNGFGIGHFSQAPCKLTPDEPEPQEHSYQSEGNLAAATLDGVLHLFHNAPNSQQLLSACFSIPGVLTSQQAVSYDPAKADTTSNGYGTMAEAGWSEQQMLNNAHRDPGTPLCATRYQDQLWCFYMSSHDQQLRAHVAAYLSTDHRAT, encoded by the coding sequence ATGACCACAAGACGCTTCGATCACATTATCGTGATCATGTTTGAAAACCAGTATCGTGGTTATGTGATGAATAACCCTTACATGCGCAACCTGGCCGCACAGGGCGTTGAACTGACCAACAGTTTTGGCGTGATGCACCCGTCGCAAACCAATTATATCGCCTCACTCGCGGGTGAGCTGTGCAATGTGACCGACGATGAAGTGCCACCCAGGTTACCGCAACGCACCCTGGTTGACCTGATAGAGGACTCAGCGCAAAACCTCGACTGGCGTGCCTACATGGAAAGCTATGTGGCGGGCTGGACGCCCTGGAAAGCAAACAACTTCACGCCCATAGACAGCTATCCGTATGTACTCAAGCACGACCCCTTTTCGTCATTTGCCCGCATTCTCGACAGCGAAGCGCGCTGGCAGAAAATTGGTAACGAGGCACAGTTCTACCAGGATTTACTCAACGATAACCTGCCCGAGTTTGCCTGGTTTACTCCCAACATGTGGCACGATGGGCATTATTTGCTTGGCACCAAAGACAACGACCTCAAAGGCGAGCGTGCGCCAGTGCTGGTGGATCAGCAGGCAGACTGGCTGAAGTCGTTTTTTGCCTCGATTAATTTCCCCGGCCCGGATAGCAAGCTCCCCGACAACACCCTGGTGGTCGTTACCTACGACGAGGCCGATTTTGAGTCGGATTATGACACCAAACAGAAGTACAAATATTACTACGACGGGCCGAATCAGATTTATACGGTGTTACTGGGCGATACCCTGACCCCCTCACAGCAACACGAAGGGTACAACCATTACTCTTTGTTGCGGACCATCGAAGAAAACTTTTCGCTCGGTACGCTGGGCAAGAACGACCGCCATGCGAACTATTTCCGCTTTTTATGGGATGAATCGCTGCACTGGCAACGAGCTCAGTCGGTGCCGCAGCTGGAACAGGTCTGCGAGCTGCAAGCCGCCAGCCTGGATGAGCAACTTTACCTCTTCTATACACGACATGATCAGCCCGGTCAGTTGTACTGCACCAGCTTTGACGGCCATAGCTGGTCAGCGCCATTGCAGCTTCAGGCGAATTGTAAAGATCAGCTTCAGCTCAGTGCGCAGGGCAATACACTGGTGCTGGGATATCGTGATATGGACTTACGTATTACTCTGCACACCCTATCAACCGATCAGGGCTGGCAAACCTTATCTGCTCCGAGCAATGAAAGCATATCAGCCCTGGCATTACAGGTGTTACCAGAGAGCCACGACTTGCTAGTGGTATATCGCGATCAGCAGGGCTGCATGCAAGCACAGCGTTATGCCCAGCAACAGTGGCAACCTCAGCCACAACCTCTGGTGTGCAAACCCACAGGCCCATTCACTTTAGCCTCATTGGGCAGCAATACCCTGCTGATATATCGCGAAGGCAATGGTCAGGCGCTGGCCTGTCTGAGCTATAACAGTGCAGAATTTAATGTCACAGATGTGAGTAACAGCAGCTATGCCGGACCACAAGATAATGCAGTAAGTCACCAGTGGTCTACCAATGGGTTTGGCATTGGCCATTTTTCACAGGCTCCCTGTAAATTGACGCCCGATGAGCCAGAGCCGCAGGAACACAGTTATCAGAGTGAAGGCAATCTGGCCGCAGCAACGCTCGATGGTGTGCTCCACTTGTTTCACAATGCTCCCAACAGCCAGCAGCTACTGAGCGCCTGCTTTTCTATTCCGGGTGTGCTCACCAGTCAGCAGGCAGTCTCCTACGATCCAGCTAAAGCCGATACCACCAGCAACGGCTATGGCACTATGGCCGAAGCAGGCTGGAGTGAGCAACAGATGCTCAACAACGCCCATCGCGACCCAGGCACCCCGCTGTGCGCTACGCGCTATCAGGATCAGCTTTGGTGCTTCTATATGAGTAGCCATGACCAGCAGTTGCGGGCCCATGTAGCCGCTTACTTATCGACAGATCATCGCGCTACATAA
- a CDS encoding ferritin-like domain-containing protein, whose translation MYHKLQKRPIETLEQLHHDLQLAIELEFSTLPVYLTALYSIKEGTNQCAYTVIRSVVMEEMFHLTNAANLLIATGGSPAINSPEFLPTFPTKLPDGETWFEADLQKFSPTALRNFLKIEMPADLAKAGDITIGEFYVGIERGLEALHNRYGPALFPADCHDKQIAHKYYYGGGGEITPITDLDSANFALNAIVAQGEGVPEKHWNPEQPFPLGETTGIDSGDHQLFMQPRELSHYYRFNELLLGCRYVQGNTPNSGPTGPAIPIDYRQVYPVLKNPQPESYQPFEAIARLDTEFNLTLSLLLDQLHLAFNGQPDILVAAVGTMFGLKEKAQNMMRVPLPDGSGHHAAPTWRYIPIDKRPGAC comes from the coding sequence ATGTATCACAAACTGCAAAAACGCCCAATAGAAACGCTCGAACAGCTGCATCATGACCTGCAACTGGCCATTGAACTGGAGTTCTCCACACTACCGGTCTATCTCACCGCCTTATATTCCATAAAAGAAGGCACTAATCAGTGCGCCTACACAGTGATCCGCTCAGTCGTGATGGAGGAGATGTTTCACCTGACCAATGCCGCAAATCTGTTGATCGCCACCGGAGGCAGCCCCGCGATTAATAGCCCGGAGTTTCTGCCCACCTTTCCGACTAAACTGCCTGACGGCGAGACCTGGTTTGAAGCAGACTTGCAAAAGTTCAGCCCGACAGCACTGCGAAACTTTCTCAAAATTGAAATGCCCGCCGATCTGGCAAAAGCGGGGGATATCACCATAGGTGAATTCTATGTCGGTATTGAGAGAGGTTTAGAAGCTCTGCATAACCGCTATGGCCCCGCGCTGTTCCCTGCAGATTGCCATGACAAACAAATCGCGCATAAGTATTACTATGGCGGCGGCGGAGAGATCACGCCGATCACCGATCTGGACTCGGCCAATTTTGCACTCAATGCCATTGTTGCCCAGGGTGAAGGCGTACCAGAAAAACACTGGAACCCAGAACAACCTTTCCCGCTTGGGGAAACCACAGGCATAGACAGCGGCGACCATCAGCTCTTCATGCAACCCCGTGAGCTGTCTCACTATTATCGCTTTAATGAATTGCTGCTGGGTTGTCGCTACGTGCAAGGCAATACGCCCAACTCGGGACCAACTGGTCCCGCTATTCCCATTGATTATCGGCAGGTTTATCCAGTTTTGAAAAATCCTCAGCCAGAAAGCTATCAACCCTTCGAGGCCATCGCCCGGCTAGATACGGAATTTAACCTGACCCTGAGCCTGCTGTTGGATCAACTTCACCTCGCATTCAATGGCCAGCCTGACATATTGGTTGCTGCGGTAGGCACTATGTTTGGACTCAAAGAAAAAGCCCAGAATATGATGCGCGTGCCACTGCCTGATGGCAGCGGTCATCACGCAGCCCCCACCTGGCGCTACATCCCCATAGATAAACGTCCGGGAGCATGCTGA
- a CDS encoding heme-binding protein, protein MALWEPPRVPVAINEETIMTDVTPPDLSKPLLIDPAQENPPAPTTELGPLQHLVGTWTNQPLGNSGMGGTDKPFSYCLMPLPQETSYILKNFAYYEELTFSAIHGTAPNRGGLGTQVANTLFYEQRVYFADGPAKDQLVHAENGSLLFLTDQKQLLGPYGNGEKPGIGTETVPNSVPPTQAYDFIKQMSVPHGNSILASGHFQSGTGVPTIPMLSKSDVLPMGLPHDVSTDQYSTKSVGNLNPDFTLNPNQPLNNALEVSPPKKFILLEVDTAHSGIPVTNIGFEQQHANVSRYAISYWLESLDGSDNFTQLQYSQNITMEIPIQSQLVTFPHITTNTLVKKA, encoded by the coding sequence ATGGCACTTTGGGAACCCCCCAGGGTGCCAGTAGCAATTAATGAGGAAACCATCATGACTGACGTAACGCCCCCAGATCTTTCAAAACCTTTGCTGATCGACCCGGCACAGGAAAACCCGCCAGCGCCAACAACAGAGTTGGGCCCGCTACAACACCTGGTCGGTACCTGGACCAATCAACCTTTGGGTAACTCCGGCATGGGGGGAACGGACAAACCGTTTTCTTACTGCCTGATGCCACTGCCTCAGGAAACCAGCTATATCCTGAAAAACTTTGCTTACTATGAAGAATTAACCTTTTCGGCCATTCACGGCACGGCCCCCAACCGCGGAGGCTTAGGCACGCAAGTTGCCAACACCCTGTTTTACGAGCAGCGCGTCTACTTTGCCGATGGCCCGGCAAAAGATCAGCTGGTGCATGCCGAAAATGGCTCACTGCTGTTCCTGACCGATCAGAAACAACTGCTGGGGCCTTATGGCAACGGGGAAAAGCCAGGGATCGGAACTGAAACAGTACCTAACAGTGTACCACCCACACAAGCCTATGACTTTATCAAGCAAATGTCGGTACCACATGGTAACTCTATTCTGGCCAGCGGGCATTTTCAGTCAGGCACAGGTGTGCCCACCATTCCGATGCTGAGCAAGAGCGACGTCTTGCCCATGGGCCTGCCCCATGATGTCAGCACCGATCAGTACAGCACCAAAAGTGTCGGTAACCTGAATCCGGATTTTACCCTGAACCCCAATCAGCCACTGAATAATGCACTGGAAGTCTCACCGCCTAAGAAGTTTATTCTGCTGGAAGTCGATACCGCGCACTCCGGCATTCCGGTCACCAACATTGGCTTTGAACAGCAACACGCCAACGTCAGCCGTTACGCCATCAGCTATTGGCTGGAATCACTCGATGGCAGTGATAACTTTACCCAGTTGCAGTACTCGCAAAATATCACCATGGAGATCCCCATTCAGAGCCAGCTCGTCACCTTCCCGCACATCACGACCAATACCTTAGTCAAAAAGGCCTAA